The following are encoded in a window of Haliotis asinina isolate JCU_RB_2024 chromosome 14, JCU_Hal_asi_v2, whole genome shotgun sequence genomic DNA:
- the LOC137261447 gene encoding uncharacterized protein, with translation MFTLIVASLLLAYCPSTSATTCTACKTTYEAARDAGGATDAQKCTALQEYLTCLETSAKGDAGCPPATADAAAIGTDYTTASCSFTDTCLCQRDFWGTDQSANAAAICTAAQAYIVCLKGKTNPACDGSGRMALATGVEARIAALTTDCVVTTACQCEIDAAKADLSSDANKCTAYKAQYACVYSLSTAPCVSGTTIATLQTTAAASVTGTTSCAFDDTCICQRTFDAATKSNDAESCTAYKDELNCLRTSKAKGCDGTTTKMAVATAAENARAALPTADCPAVTASCQCEINAAKGDAGSDAKFCNVLTGLRTCLSAITTTTEAGCTAVTQSALLTDTNTKITANTCGSDATHVAIAMTSLFVSVLASMLL, from the exons ATGTTCACCCTGATCGTAGCTTCCTTACTTCTGG CCTACTGCCCCAGTACTTCGGCTACAACGTGCACGGCATGCAAGACCACGTATGAGGCGGCTAGGGATGCTGGAGGTGCTACCGATGCACAGAAGTGCAC tgcCCTGCAAGAGTATCTCACCTGTCTGGAGACGTCCGCTAAGGGCGACGCCGGATGTCCACCTGCCACTGCTGATGCTGCTGCGATCGGCACTGACTACACCACCGCTTCTTGCT CGTTCACGGACACCTGCCTCTGTCAGAGGGACTTCTGGGGAACTGATCAGAGCGCCAATGCAGCTGCAATTTGCAC TGCCGCCCAGGCGTACATCGTCTGTCTGAAGGGGAAGACTAACCCGGCCTGTGACGGGTCTGGAAGAATGGCTCTCGCTACCGGAGTTGAAGCAAGGATCGCGGCTCTCACAACAGACTGTG TTGTGACCACCGCCTGTCAATGTGAGATCGACGCTGCCAAAGCCGATTTGTCCTCTGATGCCAACAAATGCAC AGCTTACAAGGCCCAGTATGCCTGCGTGTACTCACTGAGCACTGCTCCATGTGTCAGTGGGACCACTATCGCAACCCTGCAGACAACTGCAGCAGCATCTGTGACCGGAACGACCTCATGCG CATTTGACGACACGTGTATTTGTCAGAGAACATTCGATGCTGCCACCAAGTCAAATGACGCAGAGAGTTGCAC TGCCTATAAGGATGAGCTGAACTGTCTGAGAACCTCGAAAGCAAAAGGCTGTGACGGCACAACTACGAAAATGGCCGTCGCCACCGCTGCCGAGAATGCTCGTGCAGCTTTGCCCACCGCTGACTGTCCTG CTGTCACAGCGTCATGTCAGTGCGAGATCAACGCCGCCAAGGGTGACGCAGGCAGCGATGCCAAATTCTGCAA TGTGCTGACCGGATTGAGGACGTGTCTTTCTGCGATCACCACCACCACGGAGGCCGGCTGTACTGCTGTTACACAGTCCGCCCTCCTCACCGACACCAACACCAAAATAACAGCCAACACTT GTGGTAGTGATGCTACACACGTGGCCATCGCCATGACGTCTTTGTTCGTGTCAGTTCTTGCAAGCATGTTGCTTTAA